The Pelodiscus sinensis isolate JC-2024 chromosome 6, ASM4963464v1, whole genome shotgun sequence genome has a segment encoding these proteins:
- the CCDC68 gene encoding coiled-coil domain-containing protein 68 isoform X2: protein MCEQSWHWGCLQGYTEHAYIMTTTLRVTEHVTEDDQEKEGNYVLYGSSCAQIIEETEYIKKIQSTLTKIQNQQPFRVPRNGLEAEKDALNSSHNLTMGKLKDIDQQLLLINKENEMLKIKLDATREAGAQSLRHASKNLYENYYSRSEALKKKHENDKQLMQAYKLEQEQKFKQNLGNVNCVTQRLEEKYSRIADMEKLLQRMEEEKKTLIGKKQSCEEKLLEISSDSEDTKSYLDLLMEISTLREQISHLQHVIQMQHQSLRSAIQEIEELNSELQNQDKQIKIMEEKINVLEAQKKELKFKVEFWSGQPTMKVSKGVSTISRFDGVSPYALLARLRKQNG from the exons atgtgtgaacagagttggcactggggatGTTTGCAAGG CTATACAGAGCACGCATACATAATGACTACCACCCTGAGGGTAACGGAACATGTAACAGAAGATGACCAAGAGAAAGAAGGAAATTATGTACTTTATGGATCCTCTTGTGCCCAAATCATTGAAGAAACAGAATACATTAAAAAG ATCCAATCCACGTTAACAAAGATTCAAAATCAG CAGCCTTTCCGAGTGCCCAGAAATGGTTTGGAGGCTGAAAAGGATGCACTTAACTCCAGCCACAATCTAACCATGGGAAAGCTGAAAGATATTGACCAGCAGCTCTTGCTTATCAACAAGGAGAATGAAATGCTAAAGATCAAG CTGGATGCAACAAGAGAAGCAGGTGCACAGTCTCTCAGACATGCCTCAAAAAATCTATATGAGAATTACTACAGTCGGTCAGAAGCACTTAAGAAAAAGCATGAAAATGATAAACAGCtgatgcag GCCTACAAACTTGAACAAGAACAAAAATTCAAACAAAATCTGGGAAATGTCAATTGTGTAACTCAAAGACTTGAAGAAAAGTACAGCCGGATTGCAGACATGGAGAAACTACTGCAACGAATGGAAGAG gaaaagaaaacattaaTAGGAAAAAAGCAATCATGTGAAGAGAAGCTTCTGGAGATATCATCAGATTCTGAAGATACTAAGAG CTATCTTGATCTTCTGATGGAGATTTCCACTCTACGAGAGCAGATTTCTCACTTGCAACATGTGATCCAGATGCAGCATCAAAGCCTACGCAGTGCGATACAAGAG ATCGAAGAACTGAACAGCGAACTACAAAACCAAGATAAACAAATTAAGATTATGGAAGAAAAGATAAATGTGCTTGAAGCTCAG AAAAAAGAACTTAAATTCAAGGTGGAATTCTGGTCTGGCCAACCCACGATGAAAGTTTCAAAAGGCGTCTCAACAAT TTCCAGGTTTGATGGAGTGTCTCCTTATGCACTGCTAGCTAGGCTACGGAAGCAAAATGGGTAG
- the CCDC68 gene encoding coiled-coil domain-containing protein 68 isoform X3, producing the protein MTTTLRVTEHVTEDDQEKEGNYVLYGSSCAQIIEETEYIKKIQSTLTKIQNQQPFRVPRNGLEAEKDALNSSHNLTMGKLKDIDQQLLLINKENEMLKIKLDATREAGAQSLRHASKNLYENYYSRSEALKKKHENDKQLMQAYKLEQEQKFKQNLGNVNCVTQRLEEKYSRIADMEKLLQRMEEEKKTLIGKKQSCEEKLLEISSDSEDTKSYLDLLMEISTLREQISHLQHVIQMQHQSLRSAIQEIEELNSELQNQDKQIKIMEEKINVLEAQKKELKFKVEFWSGQPTMKVSKGVSTISRFDGVSPYALLARLRKQNG; encoded by the exons ATGACTACCACCCTGAGGGTAACGGAACATGTAACAGAAGATGACCAAGAGAAAGAAGGAAATTATGTACTTTATGGATCCTCTTGTGCCCAAATCATTGAAGAAACAGAATACATTAAAAAG ATCCAATCCACGTTAACAAAGATTCAAAATCAG CAGCCTTTCCGAGTGCCCAGAAATGGTTTGGAGGCTGAAAAGGATGCACTTAACTCCAGCCACAATCTAACCATGGGAAAGCTGAAAGATATTGACCAGCAGCTCTTGCTTATCAACAAGGAGAATGAAATGCTAAAGATCAAG CTGGATGCAACAAGAGAAGCAGGTGCACAGTCTCTCAGACATGCCTCAAAAAATCTATATGAGAATTACTACAGTCGGTCAGAAGCACTTAAGAAAAAGCATGAAAATGATAAACAGCtgatgcag GCCTACAAACTTGAACAAGAACAAAAATTCAAACAAAATCTGGGAAATGTCAATTGTGTAACTCAAAGACTTGAAGAAAAGTACAGCCGGATTGCAGACATGGAGAAACTACTGCAACGAATGGAAGAG gaaaagaaaacattaaTAGGAAAAAAGCAATCATGTGAAGAGAAGCTTCTGGAGATATCATCAGATTCTGAAGATACTAAGAG CTATCTTGATCTTCTGATGGAGATTTCCACTCTACGAGAGCAGATTTCTCACTTGCAACATGTGATCCAGATGCAGCATCAAAGCCTACGCAGTGCGATACAAGAG ATCGAAGAACTGAACAGCGAACTACAAAACCAAGATAAACAAATTAAGATTATGGAAGAAAAGATAAATGTGCTTGAAGCTCAG AAAAAAGAACTTAAATTCAAGGTGGAATTCTGGTCTGGCCAACCCACGATGAAAGTTTCAAAAGGCGTCTCAACAAT TTCCAGGTTTGATGGAGTGTCTCCTTATGCACTGCTAGCTAGGCTACGGAAGCAAAATGGGTAG